The genomic window TCGATCTCCAAGCCGCATCAGGCGGCCAAGATACGCGCAACCGCCACCTTCCGCGAACAGCGGTCGGCCGCGACAAACCCAGGCCCGAAGCGCGGCGATCAAGCAGGCGTTGGCCGAAAGCTCCTCGGCAAAACGGTCTGGGAAGCCGCAGCCGATCATGACGAGATCAACCCCAGGCGGCAAATCTCCGTCGGAAAGCGGAGAAAACTCGACGAGTTCCGCCCCGAGGGCTTCGAGCGTTTCCAGCGTATCGGGAAAGTAATCGCCGAAGGCGTCATCGTGGGCATACGCCACCTTGAACCTTGGCCCGGTGGGCACCAGGGCGTCGGCGTCGAAGGGTGGTGGCAGGGGTCGCGAGCAGGCCAGTTCTCTGAGGGCGTCGAGGTCTGAGAACTGACGAAACTCAGAGACCAGGGATGCGACGAGGCCAGGGTCGAGGGGACAATCTCGGGGAGCATCTCGAAGGGCGTTCCTCACCTCGGGAAGGGCCGGTAAGACACCCAGGACCGGACGACCGAGGACCAGCTCGACCATGCGACGCATGTCGAAATACTCACGACGGTCACACACACCGTCAAGAAGCACCGCCTCGACTCGGGGAGGGAGGTACGGCAGGTGGAACCGCTTGAGCCAGTCACACGAGATCGCGGCAACAATGGGAGCGTCAAGGGCTTCGGCCAGGGGCATCAAGGCCCCGGGGCGACCACAGGTTGAGGTGCAAGACTCTTCGTAGCTCGACGTGGTCAGCGGTTTGGGGATCGTCTCAATCGTCCCCTCGATGATGGCAAGATCTGCCGAGCGGCTCCCGCGAGCAAAGACCGAGCGACAGACCTCGGGAGGCATCAGCCAGGCATCAAGATGTCGGCCAGGGAGCCCTGTTAAGGCCCCGATCGCCCGGGTGCCGATGGGACACGCCCACGAGCGAAAATGCTGAACCCGTAATCCCTGTTCGGCCATCGCGGCCAGCAACGCGATCCCGACTGCGGCGGGATCGGGACCGGAACCGGGGATTGCCAGCGCCAATCGAGTCATCAATGGACTCATCATGAACACCGAAGGCATCGTCGAGATTGGGTTGCCATTGTAGCAGGCACTCCCGCTCGGAAGCCTAGGGGGGGATCAAACGCCTCGGTCAAACCAAGAAATCAACCGGATCCTTCTCAACAAGCCACCCGGCCATTTCCAATCATAGAATGATCCACGACCCGGTCAAGATCGCCGCGAATCGCTGCCCTTACCGCGACCGCCCGATTCGTCCGATCCCTTCGATCGTATCTGCCTGAGGGTCAGGAGCGTTCGAGGCGTGTTCCCGCGAAGGGGGGATTGCCCCTGGCGGTTGCAGGGGAAACTGGGGTACTGCCGCTGATCGAGGTTGGGGGGATTGATCGTCATAAAACGCTTCGCAAAGGGCTCCCAGGACGCGCGAGGCAGAGAGGTTCGTCACCCCTCGCTCCGCAGTCTCTCCCGAGGTCGGCACATGATTTACGAAAACCGCGAAGGCCAGGTCGCGGCCCGAGGCGGTTTCCAGATAACCCGCCAGCCCCTTGCTGAGCAGAAACGGCTTGCCGGTGGTTTCATCGACCGTCCAGGCCGTTCCAGCATGAGCACGCCCATGCCCCCGAGCGGGGCTCTCGGCCGCCACAATGTCGAGCGCCGTACCCTCACGGCCAATGACCGGCAAAGCCGTTTCAAATGCCTGAGCAGCAGGACGCCCCTGCATGGCCCTGAGCAGCGCCACCACCGCTCGGGGAGAAACCCGATCCGTTCGATGAGTTCCTATTCCCGAAGACAGGCTGATGCCTTCTCCCGGCAAACCCAGCTGCTGGAAGATGGTTCCCTGACGACGCAAGCCATTCGTCAGCGAACGAGGTTCATCGGCCGATGAGAGCAACAGGGGAAGGAGCGCGGCATGTGCATGGTGGCCTACCTTGAGCGTGACCCGGACATACTCTCGAAGCGGCGGAGACATATAGAGAGCCACCCTCGGCAGCGAATCGACCTCGACTCGGGTCGGCAGGCGATCCGAAGGGTTGTCTCCCAGGGGAGAGGCCTCAACGCGCACACCTCGGCCTCGAAGTTGCTCGATCAAGGCCGCTCGAGCAAAATCAGCCGGATGCTCAACCTCGTACACCTGGACGATCGGCGGATGACCGACTGGGACCTGTCCCCGGATCGAAAAACGCCTCGTCCCTTCGCGACGAAGCTCAATTCGAGGGGCCTCCCCTTCGACGACGGTGTCAACGCGGGCCTCGGTGGCATAATAGCGTGAGGGTGGCACCGTGTTAATTTCTGCCGGCATCCCCGGTTCGGATGCAGGAGTGATGACCACATCAATCAGGTTGTCGTTCACCGCGATACTTGAGACCTTCGACGGCGCCCCACCTTCAACCGGGGTTTCCGGAAACAGCCGATCATCGATGATGACCTCACCGGTCACTGCCACGATTCCGGCCGCCTTGACCTCTCGGGCCAGGTGGTCGAGCCCGGCAAGCGGGTCGGCCTCGACGAGCATGGCCCCCTGGGTCGTGCCGGCCCGGGTATGGTCCACGTCTCGATAGAGAAGCGATCCGTCTCGAGGGCTCGTTCGTCCCCCCAGGCTCGGATCCCCCACGGCGACGAGGATCAAGTCGCCGTCCAGGGTGCCGTCTGGACCGACTTCGCCAAGGCGGTGAATGGGGGTCTGGAATCGGTAATCCCCCCCCAGTCCTTCCAGAACCGCCGCGGACGCGAACAACTGGCCGACTTCAGCCGGAATGAACAGATGATCCGCCTGGTGCTCGAAGACAACCTCGCCTGAAGCGCGATCGACGACCAGGACTCCCCAATGGCCAATCTCGAACCCCGGCGTTGCCAGGATTTTCCGGACCCGATCCGCCGTTGCATCCGGCCCGGCCATGACCGGAGTCGCCAGGAGCAACGCGATCCAGGCTCCCCACGCCCCGCGATTGCGTCGCATGTCGTCTCCTCCCTGGGTCGGATTCCCCGGTCCCTGCGTGGTTCTAGACACACACCGGCCGCGACGCCCACTTGGCGAGAATTGGATCGCAGCACGGTTTCCTCGCGTCCTGTCGCCCTCATCTTACCCGCATGAGCAATCCCGGGGAGGCCGATCCCGGCCCGATTTTCCGGTCTGGTGACCAGACCCGCCTCCGACCGAGTGCCTTCGAACGCGAGAGTCCCCCAAGGGGATGTAGGGCGAATCAGAAGCGGTTTCCTTCGCTTCGATACAACCCCCGGATGTAGGCCGATTTACCAATATACGTCGGCGAACCAAGCAGGAACTGCACAATGTCCGTTTCCGTCGCTCCCGCCTGCATCGCCCCCACGAGTGCCTGAATCAACGCCGGATCGGGATTGTTCGGCGGACTTCCGGGCGACTCGATCGGAACGCGAAGAACCCCCTTGTCCTCCGCGGGGATGTAGCGAATCAGGTGCGTGACGACGACCTTCTCGAAACCGATCGCGCTGAACAGGAGGTTTCTCGCGAGTCCGGAACGGGTCTGCCGCCCCTGGTTCAGGACCGCGACCTCGCTTTCCAGGACGGACCGAGGAACCGGATCGACACCGTAAAGGTCACGGAAGACCGCCCGGACGAAGCCGGTATTGGTCCCACCATGACGTGCGAAGTACTCCGGCGAGGTGATCAGGAGAAGCTTCAGCTCTTCTCGGCTGGAGTAGTTCACCAGTGACGCGATGGTCGCGGCGTCGGGTTCTCGACCGAGCAAGGCCCGAAATTGATCCCGGACAAACAACGTTCGGGCTTCGGCGCTGTTGACGATCGTGGCGATGAACTGCTGGGGCGTGATTTTCCCAGAGGTAAACCCGCGAATCCAGTTGGCAACCTCGGCAGGACTTGCCTCTCGCATCAAGACGTCACCGTAGACCGAGCGAACCAGGCCGGCGGGGACCGAGGTCCGTTCGTAACGGCCGCCGCTGGCAATCAGGCCGGCCCGGATCTGTTCCTCTCGACGACCTCCCTGACGATCCATCAAGACGGCCGCAACCCCGGCCTCGTCGAACGGAGCGTCAGGGAACTCGGTTCGGTAGGCGATGACCGTGGGGGCAGCGATCTCGAGCAGAACGAACTCCTCGGATCGAAGCAGCATCCGGGCGATTTCCGGCAACGGGACATACCCTTTCTGGACAACCGGTTCGAGGATTCCCACCTCCCGAGCGGTGATTGACCTGCGAAGGATGGTCTCGTAGAACCGACCGAGAATTCCGGCAATCGAACCATCGGTCTTGGCAAGCGACTCGTCCGAAAGGAGCAACGATCGCGCGAGTTCTTCCGCTCGATCCTGGGCCAACCGCTCCTGCCCCTCGGCCAGTTCCTCGGGACTGGGAGATCGCTGAAGGTAGCTCTGATATAGCTGCCGAATCACGACCGAACGGGCCTCGGCCGTCAATGCGACGGTTTCGGCCAGGGTTTTCGGTGTCCAGATGTTGGCCTGAATGAGGCCGGGGAAGAAGGACAGATCCGAGGCGCTTGCCTCTCGCCCCAGAAGCGCTCGGAATGTCGCCCGGACATACCGTTCCAGAAACGCCGGGCTGTATGTCATCGCCTGACCGCTTGGGGTCTTGCGGTGCATGGGCCAGGGAGGCGTGAGGGAACTCTCAGGAAGCTGGTACACGCCCAGCATGCTCGGGGGGTTCGGATCGCCGTAGACATGAGTGACGGTCGCAAGTTCCAGCCCACCTGAGCCGTCAATTTGCCCAATCGCCGCGGCGTTGGGATGACCGCCGGGGATGCCGTTGCGACCCCGAGGGGCCTGAAGCGTCCAGAGCCGCTCTCCCGATCGGTCGATTGCGACAAGATACTGATTGGTCGCCACAAGAATGTCTGCGGCACCATCGCCATTGACATCGGCGATGATGGGAGAGGTGAAGGTATCGACCAGGAACCCTTCCGGCGGGGCAATCCGTCGTCCTCCTTCAAACCCCGGGAGGGGTTGGCCGTTAGGCTGAATCACATGCATGAACCCAGCGAAATCAACGGCCACCACTTCGAGCTGACCATCCCCCGTCAGATCGGCCACGGCGGGCGAGCCATACACCTGACGATTGGCCGACCCGTCACTCCAGGTCCGGTACGGCCAGCCGGGAACGACCTGACCTCGATGGTCGTAGGCAAGTACCTGGTTGGCAAACTCGCGGGCCTCGGCCTTGCGAGGCGGAGTCAACACGTCATCGACCGGCGCGACCATCGAGAAGTGCAGGCCCGTTCCGACAACGATCTCAAGGAAGCCATCGCCGTTGAGATCCGCCAGGACCGGAGACGACCAGATGACCTCCTGAGTCGGAATGCGGAACTTGGCCGAACCGTTCGCGTTGAGGATATTGACGAACCCACCGGCTGAAAAATACGGGTTGTCACTGATGTCGGACCCGAAGACGACCTCCGCGCGGCCATCGCGATCGATATCGCCGATCACGGCGCCGGAGATGATTGTATCGTCGTTTCGGAATCTCCAAAGCAGCGAACCATCTTGTCGGAAGGCGCTCACATCTCCGAAGTAGGAGATTGCGATGATCTCCGCGGCTCCGTCCCCGGTGAGATCCCCGGAGGTCAGTGGAGAGGTTACGCCACCGACCCCCGCCTGCTGGGGCCACCCGGGAAGCAACTGCCCCGTCGCGGCATCCCAGGCATAAACTCTCCCGTCTTCCTGAGAACCGGGATTCGAAAACTCATCCCGGCTGAGCCCCGCCACGATCATCTTCGAACCATTGCGACGCGTCACGACGATTGGTGTCGACTTCACATCCGTGGTGGCGCCGGTTTCGTATCGCTGAAACTCATGAAGCCGGCCGTCGCTGCCCGTCGTATACGCGATCAATCGACCTCCAGCGGCGGACGTCAGGATCTCGTCTCGGCCATCATTGTTCAGGTCCGCAACCACGGGAGAGCCGACAAACGGCGTGTTTTGCCATGCCCCACCCTGGGGAATCTCCAGAGGACTTCCCGGGAAGGCAGACGGGAGCGCGGAACTGAGGACAAGTCGAGACTCCAGAGCCTCAAGCAACAGGCGGCGACGCTGGCGATGCTTGATCATGATTGACCTGTCCCCGAGGACGCTCGGTTGGAAAGAATTGCACGAACCGCTGAACAAAACCGTTCAACTCTAGTTGGCGATCGCCGCATCAACAACCAAGTGGAACAGAAAACTCACGAATTGCCGTCGAACGTCGCGCCCTTCGCTCGGCCCGAACTCTCCGTGCCTGGTCACCGCCCCCCCTCTTGCCGTGTGGAAGGAGTCGAGTGGACCGGACGGATCGACGGCAGGTGAGCCTTCTCAACGTCGACGAAGCAATTGGCGTCCGGATCGTAGGCCGACAGGTCCCCCGACTCGAACCGATAAACCCATCCATGCAGATCCAGCTCGCCACGCATCAGGCGAGGAGCCACGCTGGGAAGGGTCGTTAAATGTTCGAGTTGGACCAGAACATTGATCTCAATGGCCTTGTCCAGTCTCTCCTTCCCTTCCAGATGTCCGTAATTTTCGGCCATGATCTGACGCGTCGAGTCGGCATACTGCAGCCATTTGACCACCGAGGGCAACATCGAGAGATTCTGCGGGTTCAAGAAGGCTTCCATTGCCCCGCAATAAGAGTGCCCACAAATAATAATATGTTTGACTCCTAGAATTCGAATCGAGTACTCAACGGCCGCCTCCACACTATTGTCCGCCCCATGCGGCGGCACGAGATTACCGATGTTTCGCAGAATGAATAGATCGCCCGGATTGGACTGGAGCACCACGTCGGGTTGAACCCGCGAGTCACAGCAGGTGATGAACAAGAAATCCGGATTCTGCCCCTGCGCGAGCGATTCGAAAAACGCTTTTCGATCGGGAAAAACGCTTTCTCGAAAACGGTGCAACCCTTCAATGAGTCGGTGCATAAATCTCAAGACTCTTCAGGAAACAATGAACGGCTCGAAATCCCTGCTCTCCCCATCCGCGCGGAGAGCAGGTCGAGAATTCAAGCATCAAGCGTGCCGCTCGGGACGGTCAGCGGCCGTGTCCCTGGCGAACAACGGCCCCGTTCCCGGTCCTTCGGGCAAGATACTCGACAAGATCGCGAAGGTCACGCTTTGAAAGCGTCTTGAGCAGGTCAACCGGCATGGCGGAAATGCCTCGTTGACGCTCCTCGATCTGCGCTTTGGCGATGGTCAATGTCTTCCCGTCCGCATCCATGAGGGTCATGGAATCCTCCGTGTCCTCCTTCACGATGCCGGTCAAGATTTGTCCATCGGTCGTGGCGACCACGAGCGTTTCGAATCCCTCGGCGATGCGGGCATCCGGCGCGACGATCGATTCAAGGATGTAGGTCCGGTCGTGCTTGGCTCCGATGTCCGAGAGGACCGGACCGACCTCTCCCCCCTGCCCGTCGATTGTGTGGCAGCGCTGGCACTGAGCTTCGGTGCGCTCGAAGAAAATCCGACGGCCCCGGCGAGCATCTCCCCCGACAAGGGTCTCACGATAGGGGGCTAACGGGTCGTCTTGCGGGCGTGACGCCTCGATCTGGCGAAGCCGATCGCGCACACCTTCGGCCTCTCGCCGGGCCGCCGCCTCGATCAACTCCAGTTGGAGCTCGCCAGGGACTTCACCGGCCAGGAAGCGATCGAGCCAGAAGGCAAGGACGCGATCGGCTCGTTCCGATTCCATCCTTCCCAGCGTCTCAAAGGCTCCCTGACGCTCCGGCATCGTTCCTTGCTCCAGAACCGCCTCCAAAATCGGCAGCGCCTCGTCAGGGTCGAGCCCCGAAAGCAAGCGCAACCCCTCGGTTCGAACCAGGGCCTCGGGATCGGTTGTGGAGCGGCGGGCAACATCGACGAGTCTCGGGTCACCAATCGCCTCCATCGCCCGGATCACTTCGACACGGGCCTCGGAACCGATTTGATCACTCGCAAAGAGATCAAAGAGAGTCGGCCCCGCTTCCGAAATTCCGAGGGAGGCGACCCCGCGAGCCGTGGCCATGCGAATGGGATCGGTCCCTGCCCGGAGCAACTTCGCCACGACCGGCCGGAGCGCCTCGGCCGCCTCGGCCGCTGGTCGACTCGGCAAGGGCCGCCAGAGGCCGACCACCCGGTCTCGACCGCTCGGATCGTCCCAGTTGGCCAGGATGTCCAGAGCTTCGGCGCGGATCGGTTCCGGCATGGCTCCGTCCACCGCAATGCGAGCGAGCGTGCCGGCACCCTCCGGCCCGCCAACCTTCAGGTTCGCGTTCAAGACCCGCCGCAGCAGCGGCAAGGGCATCTCGGGGGTCACCTCAAGGGCCGCCAACTTCGCCGCCGCGCCGTCGATGGGGGCGTCGTTAATCGCCCGGGCCGCTTCGAGGACGAGCCGAGGCTCCGGATCGTCCAGGAACCGCGCGACATCCGGATTCTGCTGCCTCCGGTAGACGAGCAGGGTCGCCAGCCGAACCGAAGCCGAGTCGTCTCCTGCGAGCTTGCCCAACGCCTCATCATCGGCCGTGCCGAGCAGGCCCATCACACCGGCGTGGCGGAGGTAGGGGTCGGCATCGCCGTTCTCGCGAATCATCTCCACGATCGGCTCGACAGCCTTTGTGGATGCACCGAGCTTGCCCAGTGAAATCGCCGCCTGCATTCGGACCCGAGGGGCTTCGTCCTTGAGCGCGTTGATCAACGCCCGGTTCGCGTCAATCGCATTAAACTGGGTGCCGAGCGCAATATCAGCACTCCAGAATCGCTCAGGGGAAATTAATCGGGCAGCCTGGGCTCGGACATGGGGGGAGGGATCCCTTGCGATCTCGTCGAGGACCATCCAGATCGAACGCCCGTTGCTCTCGGTGAGATTCACCTCCTCGATCTGACCGAGGGCCCACAAGGAATGAAGGCGGGTCATCTCGTCACGGGACGTATCGAGAAGAGCAGTCTCAAGCGGATTGATCGCCTCCTCACCTCGATCGGCCAGGGCGAACTGCGCCCGCTGCCGGACCCGCTGGTCGGCATGACCGAGCAGTCCGATCAGCTCGTCCGTGGATCGGCCGTCGAATCCCTCGGCCAGCAACGAAGCGACCTCGGCAATCGCGGCCTGGTCTGGGTTCTCAAAGGTCAGGTGGTAGATGCGTCCCTTGCCGGGCTGGCCCCAGCCTTCGATCCAGTCGCTGACGTACATCCCTCCCGAGGGGGGGAAATCGACGTCGGTGGCGAGGATCGACCAGAGGAACTGGTGCTGATCGACGGGAGCGAAGCTTGCGCCGTTGGCTTCGACCGCGAACGATCGGAGACCACTGTTGCCGGGTGTGCCACGGAAGTCGGCCAGGAAGAAATGGTCGTTGTACCGGTCGGGGAGGCCGGCGACGCCGGGATTGAAGGCAAGGCCCGAAGGACCATCGCTGAAATTCGCGAGGGGGGGAAGGATGTGCGCCGCGTCGTTCCCCTCCGACTGGGGCTTCCAGAGGTTCTCCGCGTTCCAGGGCCCACGGGCGACCGGCTCGGTAAGGTATTGCCAGCCGATGTGCCAGCCGCTGTCCCCTCCCTCCACAATGTCGACCAGGCGGGCCTGGTCGCCACCGTCGCTGTTATTGTCAACCGTGAACAGGTTGCCATAGCGGTCGAAGGCCAGCTCCTGGGGGTTGCGCAGGCCGGTGGCGACGATCTCCAGGTTCGAGCCGTCCGGGTCGCATCGCAAGACGGACCCCGTATGGGGCACCTCCAAGCGGGTGCCCTCCTTCGTCTCGACGTTCAGGCCGCGATCACCGACTGAGAAGTAGAGCTTGCCATCCGGCCCAAAAATCAGGCCGTGAAGGTCGTGGCCAAGGAAGGCGACGTGGACGCCATAGCCCGTGTGGAGCGACTCGCGAACATCGGCCACGCCAT from Tautonia marina includes these protein-coding regions:
- a CDS encoding cobyrinic acid a,c-diamide synthase produces the protein MTRLALAIPGSGPDPAAVGIALLAAMAEQGLRVQHFRSWACPIGTRAIGALTGLPGRHLDAWLMPPEVCRSVFARGSRSADLAIIEGTIETIPKPLTTSSYEESCTSTCGRPGALMPLAEALDAPIVAAISCDWLKRFHLPYLPPRVEAVLLDGVCDRREYFDMRRMVELVLGRPVLGVLPALPEVRNALRDAPRDCPLDPGLVASLVSEFRQFSDLDALRELACSRPLPPPFDADALVPTGPRFKVAYAHDDAFGDYFPDTLETLEALGAELVEFSPLSDGDLPPGVDLVMIGCGFPDRFAEELSANACLIAALRAWVCRGRPLFAEGGGCAYLGRLMRLGDRTVPGVGVFPFDAALLPNPEPPAPVSRTLIRSGLLGEAGTILRGYHSNRWELLPAPEPDDCSARSGYLTAEHDVCFRRNAIGSLIHLHLAAMPQLVSGFAGLGRRGQAAPLFGGP
- a CDS encoding PVC-type heme-binding CxxCH protein, translating into MHRVTTSRAFACVLTIGLVSLAGGSGQVGGLAIASDTDAVGPDTTLTTDEPTRAIAGFRLPDGASIRPWAAEPLLANPVAFAIDDQGRVYVAETFRLHEGVTDNRSHMYWLDDDLSLTTVEGRVAMYRKHFDAATFQSYGVATDRLRLVVDSDGDGSADSSTVFADGFDDVAAGIGAGVIARDGNVWYTCIPDLWKLRDTTGDGVADVRESLHTGYGVHVAFLGHDLHGLIFGPDGKLYFSVGDRGLNVETKEGTRLEVPHTGSVLRCDPDGSNLEIVATGLRNPQELAFDRYGNLFTVDNNSDGGDQARLVDIVEGGDSGWHIGWQYLTEPVARGPWNAENLWKPQSEGNDAAHILPPLANFSDGPSGLAFNPGVAGLPDRYNDHFFLADFRGTPGNSGLRSFAVEANGASFAPVDQHQFLWSILATDVDFPPSGGMYVSDWIEGWGQPGKGRIYHLTFENPDQAAIAEVASLLAEGFDGRSTDELIGLLGHADQRVRQRAQFALADRGEEAINPLETALLDTSRDEMTRLHSLWALGQIEEVNLTESNGRSIWMVLDEIARDPSPHVRAQAARLISPERFWSADIALGTQFNAIDANRALINALKDEAPRVRMQAAISLGKLGASTKAVEPIVEMIRENGDADPYLRHAGVMGLLGTADDEALGKLAGDDSASVRLATLLVYRRQQNPDVARFLDDPEPRLVLEAARAINDAPIDGAAAKLAALEVTPEMPLPLLRRVLNANLKVGGPEGAGTLARIAVDGAMPEPIRAEALDILANWDDPSGRDRVVGLWRPLPSRPAAEAAEALRPVVAKLLRAGTDPIRMATARGVASLGISEAGPTLFDLFASDQIGSEARVEVIRAMEAIGDPRLVDVARRSTTDPEALVRTEGLRLLSGLDPDEALPILEAVLEQGTMPERQGAFETLGRMESERADRVLAFWLDRFLAGEVPGELQLELIEAAARREAEGVRDRLRQIEASRPQDDPLAPYRETLVGGDARRGRRIFFERTEAQCQRCHTIDGQGGEVGPVLSDIGAKHDRTYILESIVAPDARIAEGFETLVVATTDGQILTGIVKEDTEDSMTLMDADGKTLTIAKAQIEERQRGISAMPVDLLKTLSKRDLRDLVEYLARRTGNGAVVRQGHGR
- the dacB gene encoding D-alanyl-D-alanine carboxypeptidase/D-alanyl-D-alanine endopeptidase; translation: MRRNRGAWGAWIALLLATPVMAGPDATADRVRKILATPGFEIGHWGVLVVDRASGEVVFEHQADHLFIPAEVGQLFASAAVLEGLGGDYRFQTPIHRLGEVGPDGTLDGDLILVAVGDPSLGGRTSPRDGSLLYRDVDHTRAGTTQGAMLVEADPLAGLDHLAREVKAAGIVAVTGEVIIDDRLFPETPVEGGAPSKVSSIAVNDNLIDVVITPASEPGMPAEINTVPPSRYYATEARVDTVVEGEAPRIELRREGTRRFSIRGQVPVGHPPIVQVYEVEHPADFARAALIEQLRGRGVRVEASPLGDNPSDRLPTRVEVDSLPRVALYMSPPLREYVRVTLKVGHHAHAALLPLLLSSADEPRSLTNGLRRQGTIFQQLGLPGEGISLSSGIGTHRTDRVSPRAVVALLRAMQGRPAAQAFETALPVIGREGTALDIVAAESPARGHGRAHAGTAWTVDETTGKPFLLSKGLAGYLETASGRDLAFAVFVNHVPTSGETAERGVTNLSASRVLGALCEAFYDDQSPQPRSAAVPQFPLQPPGAIPPSREHASNAPDPQADTIEGIGRIGRSR
- a CDS encoding carbonic anhydrase, with translation MHRLIEGLHRFRESVFPDRKAFFESLAQGQNPDFLFITCCDSRVQPDVVLQSNPGDLFILRNIGNLVPPHGADNSVEAAVEYSIRILGVKHIIICGHSYCGAMEAFLNPQNLSMLPSVVKWLQYADSTRQIMAENYGHLEGKERLDKAIEINVLVQLEHLTTLPSVAPRLMRGELDLHGWVYRFESGDLSAYDPDANCFVDVEKAHLPSIRPVHSTPSTRQEGGR